In Bacteroidota bacterium, one genomic interval encodes:
- a CDS encoding GxxExxY protein → MSTQQEVNDISYKIVGCAIEVHKHLGPGLLESIYEECLIEELKANSLIVNCQTLVPIIYKGKKLGNPLKLDLLVNDLVIVELKSVDFVLPVFKAQLLSYLKLTGKPKGLLINFNCDNITKELVPLVTDEFSKLPKF, encoded by the coding sequence ATGAGTACACAGCAAGAGGTGAATGATATTTCTTATAAAATTGTTGGTTGCGCGATAGAAGTACACAAACATTTGGGACCAGGCTTATTAGAATCAATTTATGAAGAATGTTTAATTGAAGAATTAAAAGCAAACAGTTTGATTGTAAATTGCCAAACCTTAGTTCCTATAATCTACAAAGGAAAAAAATTAGGCAATCCCTTAAAGTTAGATTTACTGGTAAACGATTTAGTTATTGTTGAATTAAAATCAGTCGATTTTGTTTTGCCAGTTTTTAAGGCTCAACTACTTTCGTATCTAAAACTAACTGGAAAACCAAAAGGGTTATTGATTAACTTTAATTGTGATAACATTACAAAAGAACTTGTACCTTTAGTAACCGATGAATTCTCGAAACTACCTAAATTTTAG
- a CDS encoding AAA family ATPase — MAKNYKLKDVKVYSSDEWMANATKKYRTVFDKMETTYLRTEFSFYNKLFDEAEWNAKITLKAISLDGATRKELCSIDSTITIKMDENIVYVRDGWGTPNEGTFWFKGDYLWEAYIDNELVGSKKFFVEDVGKVSASYNPYFSVESVKLFSGPFDGWNITNRTYYKKLDRSKTPYLWVEFKMKTKPTTDWNYEFFFNFYDDAGQPKGQSMRTGVIEKGKQDTVFAIDAGWGSESAGSWKDDKYTVEIVFMDTLVALIPFEMGDVAEEGEMTPLVAAEQSLQTVAAVTTTPVEEETIEQLLAKIDELVGMDEVKKNIKDHINYINFIKLRKEKGFEDSGKINLHSVFTGNPGTGKTTVVNMLGKIYKKMGLLSKGHVKEVDRSDLVAQYIGQTAPKVKKMIEEAKGGILFIDEAYSLTRAKEDSNDFGHEVLEILIKEMSDGTGDIAIMCAGYPKEMTNFVDSNPGLKSRFSHYFHFEDYMPEEMFAIAELAAKKKGVTITAEAKTFMEEMLVEVYRTRDNSFGNARYVYSLVDEAKMNLGLRLMNHPNVNELTNEVLSTIELADMQKVFAAQGKKKLSLEVNEKLLKEGLAELNALTGMNSVKEEINELVKLVRFYKETGRDVLNKFSLHSIFTGNPGTGKTTVARIVAKIYKGLGLLERGHIVEVDREGLVAGWVGQTATKTAEKIEEAQGGILFIDEAYALANGATGHDFGQEAIQVILKRMEDLRGQFGVIVAGYTDNMHEFIESNPGLKSRFDRTFNFTDYSAEDLYTITLAILAKEKVTPDAEAEAHLKAYYTHLHNNRDKHFGNARTARNVAAEAIKNQHLRLAEMPAAERTPAHLSMLTLSDVKEFEIGATQRAKGSSLGFKIGG, encoded by the coding sequence ATGGCTAAAAATTATAAGTTAAAGGATGTAAAAGTCTATTCGTCTGATGAATGGATGGCGAACGCAACTAAGAAGTATCGTACCGTTTTTGACAAAATGGAAACGACTTATTTAAGAACAGAATTCTCGTTTTACAACAAGTTATTTGATGAAGCAGAATGGAATGCAAAAATTACATTGAAAGCGATTTCGCTGGATGGAGCTACTCGTAAAGAATTGTGTTCTATTGATTCAACCATCACAATTAAGATGGACGAAAACATTGTTTACGTTCGTGATGGCTGGGGAACACCTAACGAAGGAACATTTTGGTTCAAAGGTGATTATTTATGGGAAGCTTATATCGACAATGAATTAGTCGGGTCTAAAAAATTCTTTGTGGAAGATGTTGGGAAAGTATCAGCTTCCTATAATCCATATTTCAGTGTAGAATCTGTAAAGTTGTTTTCGGGTCCGTTTGATGGCTGGAACATTACCAATAGAACCTACTATAAAAAACTCGACAGAAGCAAAACGCCATACTTATGGGTAGAGTTTAAAATGAAAACAAAACCAACCACCGATTGGAATTACGAATTCTTTTTCAATTTTTATGACGATGCTGGTCAACCGAAAGGACAAAGTATGCGTACTGGAGTAATTGAAAAAGGAAAACAAGATACTGTATTTGCTATCGATGCAGGTTGGGGAAGTGAATCGGCCGGCTCATGGAAAGATGATAAATATACTGTTGAAATCGTTTTTATGGATACGCTTGTTGCACTTATCCCTTTTGAAATGGGGGATGTTGCAGAAGAAGGTGAAATGACTCCATTGGTTGCTGCAGAACAATCGTTGCAAACGGTTGCTGCCGTTACCACTACACCGGTGGAAGAAGAAACCATTGAACAATTGCTTGCAAAAATTGACGAGTTAGTTGGAATGGATGAAGTGAAAAAGAATATCAAGGATCATATCAACTATATTAACTTCATTAAACTTCGTAAAGAAAAAGGATTTGAAGATTCCGGTAAAATTAATTTGCACAGCGTGTTTACCGGAAATCCCGGTACGGGAAAAACAACAGTCGTGAACATGCTTGGAAAAATCTATAAAAAAATGGGTTTGTTGTCGAAAGGGCATGTGAAAGAAGTGGATCGCTCTGATTTAGTAGCACAATATATCGGTCAAACCGCTCCGAAGGTAAAAAAGATGATTGAAGAAGCTAAAGGTGGAATTTTATTCATTGATGAAGCTTATTCTTTAACGCGAGCGAAAGAAGATTCAAATGACTTCGGACATGAAGTCTTGGAAATATTAATCAAAGAGATGAGCGATGGAACAGGCGATATTGCTATTATGTGTGCCGGCTATCCGAAAGAGATGACCAATTTTGTGGATTCAAATCCAGGATTGAAATCTCGTTTTAGTCATTACTTCCATTTTGAAGATTATATGCCGGAAGAAATGTTCGCAATTGCTGAGTTAGCTGCGAAGAAAAAAGGAGTAACCATCACTGCTGAAGCGAAAACATTTATGGAAGAGATGCTGGTGGAAGTATATCGTACCCGCGACAATTCCTTCGGAAATGCTCGTTATGTTTATTCATTGGTGGATGAAGCGAAAATGAATTTAGGATTGCGACTGATGAATCATCCAAATGTAAATGAGCTGACCAACGAAGTGCTTTCTACCATTGAATTAGCAGACATGCAAAAAGTATTTGCTGCCCAAGGGAAAAAGAAACTGAGCTTGGAAGTGAACGAAAAATTGTTGAAAGAAGGCTTGGCAGAGTTAAATGCATTAACCGGAATGAATTCTGTAAAAGAAGAAATCAACGAATTAGTAAAATTGGTTCGCTTCTATAAAGAAACCGGAAGAGATGTATTGAACAAGTTTTCATTGCATAGCATCTTTACCGGAAATCCCGGAACCGGAAAAACAACAGTAGCTCGCATCGTTGCAAAAATTTATAAAGGCTTAGGTTTGTTAGAGCGCGGACATATTGTGGAAGTTGATAGAGAGGGCCTGGTTGCAGGATGGGTCGGGCAAACCGCTACAAAAACTGCGGAAAAAATTGAAGAAGCACAAGGTGGAATCTTGTTTATTGATGAGGCCTACGCTTTGGCGAATGGTGCAACAGGTCATGATTTCGGACAAGAAGCCATTCAAGTGATTTTAAAGCGGATGGAAGATTTGCGTGGACAATTTGGTGTAATCGTTGCCGGTTATACGGATAATATGCACGAGTTTATTGAATCCAATCCTGGGTTGAAATCGCGTTTCGACCGTACCTTTAATTTTACAGATTATTCAGCAGAAGATTTGTATACCATCACACTTGCAATTTTAGCAAAAGAAAAAGTAACACCAGATGCAGAAGCGGAAGCGCATTTAAAAGCGTATTATACACATTTACATAACAATCGTGATAAACATTTTGGGAATGCACGAACAGCTCGAAATGTGGCTGCAGAAGCAATTAAAAACCAACATCTCCGTTTGGCAGAAATGCCGGCCGCTGAGCGAACTCCGGCACATTTAAGTATGCTAACGTTGAGTGATGTGAAAGAATTTGAAATTGGTGCAACTCAACGTGCTAAAGGAAGCAGTTTAGGATTTAAAATTGGTGGATAA
- a CDS encoding PorT family protein, producing the protein MPYRKGKVKHRLSVGPVKSFYKNHPEHTLNTKAKLGVSVSYKSEILLGRRTNILLGLDYLNQAFTFKGYYKAPGYTYVFDETFAYLHEIRVNQVELPLMLKISFISEKAHLYSSYFLGGIGARYIFSSYTVISNDSTGITVYDGKDNIDYENQRVTKGLNAFYQGGLGIQYNMRNTGRAVFFEFTYRYGISRLHYDGNNQTNNLNIKANHLVFMLGFRL; encoded by the coding sequence ATGCCTTACCGCAAAGGGAAAGTCAAGCACCGTTTAAGTGTCGGGCCGGTGAAATCGTTTTATAAAAACCATCCAGAGCATACCCTAAACACAAAAGCAAAGCTCGGAGTTAGCGTTTCGTATAAATCTGAAATTCTTTTAGGAAGGCGTACCAATATTTTGTTGGGATTAGATTATTTGAACCAAGCATTCACCTTTAAAGGCTATTACAAAGCACCTGGGTACACCTATGTATTTGACGAAACATTCGCTTACCTGCATGAAATAAGAGTGAATCAGGTTGAATTGCCGTTGATGCTGAAGATTTCATTTATCTCAGAAAAAGCGCATCTATACTCATCTTACTTTCTTGGAGGGATTGGAGCACGTTATATTTTTTCCTCTTATACCGTCATTTCTAACGATTCTACCGGAATTACCGTTTATGATGGAAAGGACAATATTGATTATGAAAACCAGCGCGTCACAAAGGGATTGAATGCATTTTATCAGGGAGGTTTGGGTATTCAATACAACATGCGTAACACCGGTAGAGCCGTCTTTTTTGAATTTACCTATCGTTATGGCATTTCAAGATTGCATTACGATGGAAATAACCAAACCAACAATTTAAATATCAAAGCCAACCATTTGGTTTTCATGTTGGGTTTCCGACTCTGA
- a CDS encoding DUF1801 domain-containing protein, with protein MQSKATTVDQYMAELPEDRIEAMTKLRKEILKNLPKGFQETMGYGMITYVVPHSLYPDGYHCKPADPLPFVSVASQKNFIAFYHMGIYSDPKLLEWFTKEYPKHTDAKLDMGKSCIRFKKPEKIPFKLFGELMGKMTPKDWIAKYESAFKKKK; from the coding sequence ATGCAATCAAAAGCGACAACTGTAGATCAATACATGGCTGAATTGCCGGAAGACCGAATTGAAGCAATGACGAAATTGCGGAAAGAAATTTTGAAAAATCTTCCGAAAGGATTTCAGGAAACAATGGGATATGGAATGATAACCTATGTAGTACCGCATTCACTTTATCCGGATGGTTATCATTGTAAGCCTGCTGATCCCTTACCATTTGTATCAGTTGCTAGTCAAAAGAATTTTATTGCCTTTTATCACATGGGCATCTATTCTGATCCTAAATTGTTGGAATGGTTTACAAAAGAATATCCAAAACATACGGATGCAAAATTGGATATGGGTAAAAGCTGTATTCGTTTTAAGAAGCCGGAAAAAATTCCGTTCAAATTGTTTGGTGAGCTAATGGGTAAAATGACACCAAAAGATTGGATTGCAAAGTATGAAAGTGCATTCAAGAAAAAGAAGTAG